AGGTCATCAGCGTGATTTTGCTCATCACCGCGCTTTTCAGCATCGGAATGCTGGTAATGATGCGTCGTCATATGAAAGAAAACCGGCTGGTGAACCGCAACATCGTCCAGGCCCTGGAGAAAGTAAACCGCGCGCACGATGATGAAACCGGGAGCCATATTCAGCGCGTGGCGAAATACTGCGGGATGATGGCCCGTGAACTGGATCTATCGCGCAAAATGATCGCTGAAATAGAACATTTTGCCTCGCTGCACGACGTCGGGAAAATTGCTGTACCCGAGCGCATTTTGCGTAAGCAAGGGCCGTTGACCGCGCAAGAATTCAACGAAATGAAACTACACACCACCAAAGGCTATATGATCATTCAGGGTCTGGGTTTGGGTCCGGTGGCAGAAAACATTATCCACTTCCATCATGAAAAATGGGATGGAAGTGGTTATCCCGAAGGGCTTCGCGGGGAAAACATTCCGCTTGAGGCGCGCATCCTGGCGCTGGCGGACGTGTACGATGCGCTGAGGCAAAAACGCGTTTATAAGCCGGGGTTTACTCATGAGCTGGCATGTGAGGTTATCTTTGAGGGTGCCGGGAAACATTTTGATCCGCAGCTTATCGCCTTGTTCCGTCAGCATCATTTGAAGTTCTGCACGATCTTCGACAGTCTCGCTGACTAAATCATATCGTTGTTAAGAGAAAGGGAAATTCATCCGGCTATTCCTGGCATTGTTCGACTGATCGGACGGTAAAATGGTGTATTCCCATTAAATCAGAGCGAAATATGAAGAGATTATTCGTTGCCGGTTTAGTTCTGCTCCTCGCGGGCTGCACGGTCACCCGTCAGGCGCAGGTGAGCAATGCCGATGCGCCAAACGGCGTTGTCCGACTGGATTACGGCCAGGCGATTTTTCAAAATGCCCGTTACGATGACTATGTTACCAACGGGACGGCCACGCGCGAGTGTCAAAGCATGGGCTTCGCGACCGCCTCTTTCTATGGCCAGCCGATTAAAACCTGCAGTCTGTTCAGCGGTTCGGTGTGCCTTAACGAAACGGTGACTATCCAGTACAAATGCATGGGCTATGCGGTTAATCCCGCCGCTACGCAAACCTGGTAATAAGGGTAGGGCTGCCAGAATAGTGCTGGCAGCTCATTAAAATAAGAACCAGAACAATTCTCATTAATATATTAACTACTGCCAATGCGTTTTATTCCCATTCGTATTTTTAATAAATAATATAATTATTTTACCTTTTGCAAATATTTAAATAACAAATTATAGTGACGCCCTGACTGACAAAATAAATAATTTCCTGGAGCTGCGCTATGCTGAAAACTGAAATGATTGATAAGCTCAACGAACAAATGAACCTTGAGCTTTTTTCATCCCTGCTTTATCAACAAATGAGTGCCTGGTGCAGCTATCACAGCTTTGAAGGTGCTGCCGCTTTCCTGCGCCGCCATGCTCAGGAAGAGATGACGCACATGCAGCGCCTGTTCGATTATCTCGCGGATACCGGCAGCCTGCCGCGCATCAACCCGGTCGCGTCTCCTTTTGCTGAGTATACCTCTCTGGATGAACTGTTCCGCGCGACCTATGAGCACGAGCAGCTGATCACTCAGAAGATTAACGAGCTGACTCACGCGGCAATGATCGGTCAGGATTATCCAACCTTTAATTTCCTGCAATGGTATGTTGCAGAACAGCACGAAGAAGAGAAACTGTTTAAATCCGTTCTCGATAAATTATCACTGGCGGGTAAATCAGGCGAAGGTCTGTACTTTATTGATAAAGAGTTGTCGACTCTCGACACGCAAAAATAAAGTTTACGGGAGCCTTCCGGCTCCCTTTTTTTAATGCCGACAGATTTTACTTTCGTGCGTTGAAAACCCCTCTTCAAACGGAACAAATTTCCCGCGCGCCGCCAGAAATGCCACCAGCTCCGCCGCCGTCATATTCTCCGCTGAACAAGTATGAAAAAGCGCATGACTGCCAAAGCGTGAATCAATGGCCTGAACCAGGCTCTCCTCGCTGTACTGCTCACCCGACTCAATCATCATGTTGAGCACATCGTGTCCGTGAATCGACGCCATAAATCCTCCGAAGTGAAAGCGACAGCCTAAACGCGAATGTGTATCGCTGCCTTGCGCTGGCTCAGGTTTAACCCTGTAAAAATATCATTACACTGCTTGTAACGGGGATTTGACGAGATTGAGCTTTTGTCTTACTCTGCGCCGCAGATTAGGTTGCCATTGGCGGTTGTAGTAGAGGAAAGCGTGAAGAACAGAACTCTGGGAAGTATTTTTATCGTCGCAGGCACGACGATTGGCGCAGGAATGCTGGCAATGCCGTTAGCCGCAGCAGGCGTGGGATTTAGCGTTACGCTGCTGCTGTTGGGATGCCTGTGGACGCTGATGTGTTACACCGCCTTACTGCTGCTGGAAGTGTATCAGCACGTCCCGGCAGATACGGGTCTCGGTTCGCTGGCGGCACGCTATCTTGGTCGCTACGGCCAGTGGATAACGGGTTTTAGCATGATGTTCCTGATGTATGCCCTGACAGCGGCGTACATGAGCGGCGCGGGTGAACTGATTGCCTCCAGCGTCAACGACTGGTTTGGCACAAATATCTCTCCGGCCACCGGGGTGATTTTCTTTACCCTGATCGGCGGTGGCGTAGTGTGCGTTGGCACTTCTCTGGTCGATCTGTTTAACCGTTTTCTGTTTACTGCCAAGATTATTTTCCTGGTGGTGATGCTGGCATTACTCGCCCCGCACGTCCACAAAGTCAATTTGCTGACCTTACCGCTCCAGCAGGGGCTGGCGCTTTCAGCCATTCCAGTGATTTTTACCTCGTTCGGTTTCCACGGCAGCGTGCCGAGTATCGTCAGCTACATGAATGGTGATATTCGCAAACTGCGCCGCGTATTTGTTATCGGTAGCGCCATTCCGTTGATTGCCTATATCTTCTGGCAGCTGGTGACGCTGGGCAGCATTGGCTCCTCGACCTTTATAGGCCTGATGGCCGATCACTCGGGTCTGAACGGATTTTTACAAGCGTTGCGTGAAGTGGTTGCGTCGCCGCACGTTGAGCTGGCGGTGCATCTGTTTGCCGATCTGGCGCTGGCTACTTCATTCCTGGGCGTGGCGCTCGGACTGTTCGACTATCTGGCGGATCTATTCCAGCGGAATCGCTCCGTCGGCGGACGCTTTCAGACGGGCCTGATCACCTTCCTTCCTCCGCTGGCCTTCGCGCTGTTCTATCCACGCGGATTTGTGATGGCACTCGGTTACGCGGGCGTGGCGCTTGCCGTGCTGGCGCTGCTGCTCCCTTCCCTGCTGGTATGGAAAAGCCGCCAGCAGCATCCGGATTCGGGTTATCGGGTGTGGGGTGGGAAGCCGTTGTTAGCCCTGGTGTTTGCGTGTGGGATTGGGGTGATTTTGGTGCAGTTTTTGATTGTGGCGGGATTACTGCCCGAAGTGGGCTAAAACCGCCCGGCGGCGCTTCGCTTGCACGGGCCTACAGGTTTTTTTGTAGGCCAGGTAAGCGCAGCGCCACCCGGCACTATTTTTAATGCAAACAACAGCTCTTAAACTTCTTCCCGCTGCCGCAAGGACAGGGATCGTTACGGCCCACTTTGACGCCATTGACGATCGGTTTCTTCGCCAGAGGCTCCTGCGGATTCGCCAGCCAGTAGTTGTACAAACGAATTGCCGCCGGGCGAATGCTGTCGACGCTCGCGTGGTATTCCTCTTCGGTCATCTCTTCAACGCGATCGGTGTTCTCATCGCTGCCATGCAGGGCGATAACGGCTAAATCCGCTTTCAGCTCTTCGGGTAAGGTCGACCAGTCGGTCAATGCCATCCCGCGCATATAGCCGTAACACCACTCTTCCACCACGGTGTAGGTATTACCTTCGACCTCGTTTTCGCCAAACATCGGTTCAAACTGATCGGGATAATCGCTCAGACGCTCGGCGATATCGTTCATATGCTTAAAGCAAAGATCGATAAAGCGGTTCATTTCACGATCGTTTTTCCAGCGCGGAATATGTTTTTCGCCGCCCCATACAGCCACCAGCCAGGTGTCAGGTTCCACCACAACAGGACCCGACAGCACTGCGGTCAGCATGCCGTCGAGTTCAGAAAGATCGAGAACGGACGCATCGTCATGACCATGAGAGATTAATGTCTCTTCCAGCCACTCCATTTCGTTTTCATTTAATGGGCCTTCAGTCATTACTGATACTCCTGAAAAAAAAGAAAACGATTTTATCACACTTCAGGTTAGTACTCTTTAAATGCCAGCTCCAGCCGGGCAATCAGCGGTTTAAACAGATAGCTCATCAGCGTACGCTCCCCGGTTTTTATCGTCACGCTGGCCGGCATCCCCGCTTTAATTTTGTAGTCACCGAGCAAATGCACCCCCTGTGGGCTAACCTGGACTTCCGCCAGATAATAGGGTTGCTGGGTGACTTTATCGATCAGCCTGTCCGCCGAAACCGTTAAAACACGCGCGGGAACCGAAGGCAGCAGCGCATGATTCAGCGCCGGGAACAGCACATCCACCGTCAGCCCCGGCACCATTTTATCTATCGCATGTACCGGTATTTTGGCATCGATTTGCAGCGGCTGATTCGCGGCAACAATATCCATTAAATGTTCACCGGGCTGAATAATGCCGCCGACTGTACTGACTTTCACATCCAGCACAATACCGTCAATCGGCGAGCGGATCTCGGTGTTTTCCAGCTCATGGCGGGTGGACGCCAGTTCGTCTTCCAGCGTCGCGACATCTTTCTGATTGACCGTTAGCTCAGACTCAACCTCACGAATAAACTGGTGATTCACCTGATAGGCTTTAATTCTCAATTCGTTCTGCTGGGATTTCAGTTTGGCGATGTTGAGAATATCCTCCGACACGCTGCTGGAGATCTCTGCCGCCTCGCGCTCCAGCACCAACAGTTGTGCTTTGGGGTAGTAGTTTTTGGCGCTGAGCGCTCTGAGTGTGCCTAATTCACGGTTAATCAGGA
Above is a window of Lelliottia jeotgali DNA encoding:
- a CDS encoding ABC exporter for hemopore HasA, membrane fusion protein (MFP) family component HasE, coding for MKDNHDKTVDTNIWPPLLRGILVIVLGVGGFLLWAVQAPLDAGVVADGTVTVSSNRKTIQHLSGGRVTDIFIKEGDLVKKGQVLVRLDKIQLDMRYSALSAQYISAKTIEDRLLAERDGMEFIAFSDALSTTFSTNKRLAEVRRLQEKLFDTRKKTIQDELSMIQETLDGLAGQTENLNKIKGYREHQFILINRELGTLRALSAKNYYPKAQLLVLEREAAEISSSVSEDILNIAKLKSQQNELRIKAYQVNHQFIREVESELTVNQKDVATLEDELASTRHELENTEIRSPIDGIVLDVKVSTVGGIIQPGEHLMDIVAANQPLQIDAKIPVHAIDKMVPGLTVDVLFPALNHALLPSVPARVLTVSADRLIDKVTQQPYYLAEVQVSPQGVHLLGDYKIKAGMPASVTIKTGERTLMSYLFKPLIARLELAFKEY
- a CDS encoding Ferritin-like protein 2, coding for MLKTEMIDKLNEQMNLELFSSLLYQQMSAWCSYHSFEGAAAFLRRHAQEEMTHMQRLFDYLADTGSLPRINPVASPFAEYTSLDELFRATYEHEQLITQKINELTHAAMIGQDYPTFNFLQWYVAEQHEEEKLFKSVLDKLSLAGKSGEGLYFIDKELSTLDTQK
- a CDS encoding tyrosine transporter TyrP → MPLAAAGVGFSVTLLLLGCLWTLMCYTALLLLEVYQHVPADTGLGSLAARYLGRYGQWITGFSMMFLMYALTAAYMSGAGELIASSVNDWFGTNISPATGVIFFTLIGGGVVCVGTSLVDLFNRFLFTAKIIFLVVMLALLAPHVHKVNLLTLPLQQGLALSAIPVIFTSFGFHGSVPSIVSYMNGDIRKLRRVFVIGSAIPLIAYIFWQLVTLGSIGSSTFIGLMADHSGLNGFLQALREVVASPHVELAVHLFADLALATSFLGVALGLFDYLADLFQRNRSVGGRFQTGLITFLPPLAFALFYPRGFVMALGYAGVALAVLALLLPSLLVWKSRQQHPDSGYRVWGGKPLLALVFACGIGVILVQFLIVAGLLPEVG